A genome region from Gardnerella vaginalis includes the following:
- the sstT gene encoding serine/threonine transporter SstT, protein MHKIVQKWNSIDLILRIVIGLFLGAALGLFVPAHVYVLDLVGKLFVSALKSVAPILVFCLVIGALAKAKSVGNMKLVIVLYAISTFTASLIAVCAAMIFPVDFTFAHVEAASSPSPQGIGEVLNSLVLNIVVNPVDALAKGNFIGILFWAIAFGVALRLAEPSTKAFFDNVSSAIGKIVHWIINAAPFGIMGLVYTTVASNGLRIFSEYGSVIALLVCTMAVVALIVNPILVFALTGKNPYPLVLRTLRDSGVTAFFMRSSAANIPVNMNLCEKLGFNKDNYSVSISLGSTINMSGAAITISIMALCAAHTLGIYVDIPTAVILSVLSAVSAAGASGVAGGSLLLIPLACSSFGISNDIAMQVVAIGLIIGVIQDSCETALNSSTDVLFTAVGEYRMWQRAGLKFKMGKDHEPVQLKK, encoded by the coding sequence ATGCACAAGATTGTTCAAAAGTGGAATAGCATTGACCTTATTTTGCGTATTGTCATTGGTCTTTTTCTTGGCGCTGCACTTGGTCTTTTTGTGCCAGCTCACGTTTATGTGCTAGATCTTGTGGGAAAGCTTTTTGTGAGCGCACTTAAATCCGTTGCTCCGATTTTGGTATTTTGCCTTGTGATTGGAGCGCTTGCAAAAGCAAAAAGTGTTGGAAACATGAAGCTTGTAATCGTGTTGTATGCGATTTCTACTTTCACTGCAAGCCTTATAGCTGTATGTGCGGCTATGATTTTCCCTGTTGATTTCACTTTTGCACATGTTGAAGCGGCATCTTCGCCATCTCCTCAAGGAATCGGTGAAGTTCTTAATTCTCTTGTATTAAATATTGTTGTGAACCCTGTAGATGCCCTTGCTAAGGGAAACTTTATTGGTATTTTATTCTGGGCAATTGCCTTCGGTGTAGCGCTTCGTTTGGCTGAGCCTTCCACTAAAGCATTCTTTGACAACGTTTCGTCTGCTATTGGAAAAATTGTTCACTGGATTATTAACGCAGCGCCTTTTGGCATTATGGGTCTTGTTTATACAACAGTGGCAAGCAATGGTCTTCGTATTTTTAGTGAATACGGTTCCGTTATTGCCTTGTTAGTATGCACTATGGCTGTTGTTGCTTTGATTGTTAATCCAATTTTGGTTTTTGCTCTCACTGGCAAGAATCCGTATCCTCTTGTATTGCGAACGTTGCGCGATTCGGGAGTTACAGCGTTCTTTATGCGTTCTTCTGCTGCAAATATCCCTGTAAACATGAATTTGTGCGAAAAACTCGGTTTTAACAAAGACAATTACTCAGTTTCTATATCGCTTGGATCAACCATTAATATGAGTGGTGCTGCTATAACGATTTCGATTATGGCTTTGTGTGCTGCTCACACTCTTGGGATTTACGTTGATATTCCAACAGCTGTGATTTTGTCTGTGCTTTCTGCAGTTAGCGCTGCAGGCGCGTCTGGTGTTGCTGGTGGCTCGCTTTTGCTTATACCTCTTGCGTGCTCATCGTTTGGTATTTCAAACGATATTGCTATGCAAGTAGTTGCTATTGGTCTTATTATTGGCGTGATTCAAGATTCGTGCGAAACTGCGCTTAACTCTTCCACAGATGTTCTCTTTACGGCAGTTGGCGAATATCGCATGTGGCAGCGTGCAGGTCTTAAGTTTAAGATGGGCAAAGACCACGAACCAGTGCAACTTAAAAAGTAG
- a CDS encoding MFS transporter, producing MKSIFSKNNIFIRMRSISPALRWALVGFCFSMLGNQAYEGSVLPSIIIVGLPAWVIGFRKTFMTVADFLSPCSGWIVDKLGGFRALAMTEGVEGVLSLLPLLMLGSPAWKWSLVALSCALLITGQVIDIASEVFEVDAAGGDDGMIVNYSGIVSILASITGTLLGSPLGSWIASWSIPAVLIFSSVTSFAACATRFIMKQDIAQASCVEEEASCDVENGSQAISEEGEVSQESQANDVINKSTSKQSANSHLKSKLMLLLGSLLVAFIPACSVSYILLGFGKQYGSKSLTILYIFSGVGSVLASVLYAHSSQKLGLRKVAILGIAVSLVAYCLMFSSILPMMCFAFFLESIGGMLLVEPIIVARQILFKGNMLAKFSGWARLAFAIGATTGSWIGFAFSSTLQWQLLPILALIFSAGLIVVLPQLPNTSYVD from the coding sequence GTGAAGTCAATATTTAGCAAGAATAATATTTTTATTCGTATGAGATCTATTAGTCCAGCATTGCGATGGGCTTTGGTTGGATTCTGTTTTTCTATGCTTGGCAATCAAGCGTATGAAGGCTCGGTTTTGCCTTCTATTATTATTGTTGGCTTGCCGGCTTGGGTGATTGGTTTTCGTAAGACTTTTATGACGGTTGCCGATTTTCTTTCGCCATGCTCTGGTTGGATTGTTGATAAGCTTGGCGGTTTTCGCGCTCTTGCTATGACTGAAGGCGTAGAAGGCGTGCTCAGTTTGCTGCCGCTTCTTATGCTTGGTTCTCCTGCGTGGAAGTGGTCGCTTGTGGCTCTTTCTTGCGCATTGTTGATTACAGGTCAAGTGATTGATATTGCTAGCGAAGTTTTCGAGGTTGATGCTGCCGGCGGTGATGACGGCATGATTGTAAACTACAGTGGCATTGTGAGTATTTTGGCGAGTATTACTGGAACATTACTTGGCTCTCCACTTGGTTCGTGGATTGCAAGCTGGTCGATTCCTGCGGTTTTGATTTTCTCGTCCGTGACTTCTTTTGCAGCTTGCGCTACGCGTTTTATTATGAAACAAGACATTGCGCAAGCGTCTTGTGTAGAAGAAGAAGCGTCTTGCGATGTAGAGAATGGATCGCAAGCGATTAGTGAAGAAGGAGAAGTATCGCAAGAATCGCAAGCAAATGATGTGATTAACAAATCTACATCTAAGCAATCTGCAAATTCGCATCTCAAGAGTAAGCTCATGCTTCTTTTGGGCTCTCTTTTGGTTGCTTTTATTCCTGCGTGCTCTGTTTCATATATTCTTCTTGGTTTTGGTAAACAATATGGCTCTAAATCTTTGACGATATTGTATATTTTCAGTGGTGTAGGAAGCGTGCTTGCGTCCGTTTTGTATGCGCATTCGTCTCAAAAGCTCGGTTTAAGAAAAGTGGCGATTTTGGGAATTGCTGTGAGCTTGGTTGCTTATTGCCTTATGTTTAGTAGTATTTTGCCAATGATGTGCTTCGCATTCTTCCTTGAGTCGATTGGAGGAATGTTATTGGTAGAGCCGATTATTGTTGCGCGTCAGATTTTGTTTAAAGGGAATATGCTTGCTAAGTTTTCTGGTTGGGCACGCCTCGCGTTTGCGATTGGTGCTACTACCGGATCTTGGATTGGATTTGCATTCTCGTCTACGTTGCAATGGCAGCTTTTGCCTATACTTGCGCTGATTTTTAGTGCAGGATTGATTGTTGTTTTGCCTCAATTACCAAATACGAGTTATGTAGATTAG
- a CDS encoding helix-turn-helix domain-containing protein, translated as MLLGEKIRNARVEAGLTQEELAEMIMVSRAAVAKWEGGRGLPDVANLKVIADALGVTVDYLLDKDNAIDLSIIKKPIDLAKYGLNAKLGVHKKIKMKEQIIRDEYADAEIIMLTVTKFIPNSSEKFMDNFIGCITTLFGGIPLFDTFAFGKAVESIGSEQYYLVNKKEKQFFVLITDEYIISRMMRVKFTDKKMCVGDKEFTQVGKLRDK; from the coding sequence ATGTTGTTAGGAGAAAAAATCAGAAATGCACGCGTGGAAGCGGGTTTAACTCAGGAAGAACTTGCTGAAATGATTATGGTTTCGCGTGCTGCGGTAGCGAAGTGGGAAGGTGGTCGCGGTCTGCCGGATGTTGCAAATTTGAAGGTGATTGCGGATGCGCTGGGTGTTACTGTCGACTATTTGTTGGATAAAGACAATGCTATTGATTTGTCAATCATTAAGAAGCCTATCGATTTAGCGAAGTATGGTCTTAATGCAAAATTGGGTGTTCATAAGAAAATCAAGATGAAGGAACAAATTATTCGCGATGAATATGCAGACGCTGAAATTATTATGCTCACGGTGACGAAGTTTATTCCAAATTCGTCTGAAAAGTTTATGGATAATTTTATCGGGTGTATTACTACTTTGTTCGGTGGTATTCCTTTGTTTGATACGTTTGCATTCGGTAAAGCGGTAGAGAGTATTGGCAGTGAACAGTATTACTTGGTGAATAAAAAAGAGAAGCAATTTTTTGTGCTGATAACGGACGAGTATATTATTAGCAGAATGATGCGAGTAAAGTTCACTGATAAGAAGATGTGTGTTGGGGATAAGGAATTTACGCAAGTTGGTAAGTTGCGTGATAAGTAA
- a CDS encoding ABC transporter permease gives MIRNNNQVETMRNKIIQNSKYAELHQYNQYSQYGHVSVLSSMRTGARVSIQSIPSLNSWNTAVIRMIVEPLLSTFLYVFLAGAVSGGFNGAASAATSAGFNHSLIASTLAAVMGACSISTSMTVSEALAWDRFEGTTPFVLTSAKVALPLWFGRIIALVTISLVSDAVTLFITMLVVSPSAFFVINMSALMLLFLIVPVASTGFGIDIAAISMMMNDVYTISNALSAILPIVCGVIAPISVFPKMMQYVLYVIPVTHVTQVSRSIVDGSVNVGVSLLVILIVGALWAIVGVIIWNVGVAIQRRKGTLTNIGF, from the coding sequence ATGATACGAAATAATAATCAGGTTGAAACTATGCGAAATAAAATTATTCAAAATAGTAAGTACGCTGAATTGCATCAATATAATCAATATTCTCAGTATGGTCACGTAAGCGTTTTATCTAGTATGCGAACTGGTGCAAGAGTGAGTATACAGAGTATACCTAGCTTAAATAGTTGGAATACTGCTGTTATCCGTATGATTGTTGAGCCTCTTTTATCCACGTTCTTATACGTTTTTCTAGCTGGAGCTGTAAGCGGAGGCTTCAATGGAGCAGCTAGTGCTGCAACTAGCGCGGGTTTTAATCATAGTTTGATTGCTTCAACTCTTGCTGCTGTGATGGGTGCGTGTTCTATTTCCACAAGTATGACTGTGTCAGAAGCACTAGCGTGGGATCGTTTTGAAGGCACAACACCATTCGTGCTTACAAGCGCAAAAGTTGCATTACCATTATGGTTCGGTCGTATTATTGCGCTCGTGACTATTTCTTTGGTGAGTGATGCTGTGACTTTGTTTATAACAATGCTTGTAGTAAGCCCGAGTGCTTTCTTTGTGATTAATATGAGTGCGTTGATGCTGTTGTTCCTTATTGTTCCTGTTGCTTCTACTGGATTTGGTATTGATATAGCTGCTATAAGCATGATGATGAATGATGTTTATACTATTTCTAACGCGCTTAGTGCAATACTTCCTATTGTTTGTGGTGTGATTGCTCCAATTAGCGTATTTCCTAAGATGATGCAATACGTGTTATATGTGATTCCAGTAACTCATGTTACGCAAGTATCGCGTAGCATAGTTGATGGTTCTGTAAATGTTGGCGTATCGTTACTTGTGATTCTTATTGTTGGTGCGTTGTGGGCAATTGTTGGTGTGATCATATGGAATGTTGGTGTGGCGATTCAACGACGTAAAGGTACTTTAACAAATATAGGGTTTTAG
- a CDS encoding ABC transporter, producing the protein MNTSTRSYAFVIRGLWFQLKSLAKTTFFLQNAILAPVCFALMKIVAYYGFSHDCANCLNNIWVDSSIAGLWSATTTAVGIIGYQRYLGTLQYLTLSVISPSAVFLPIVGSSALLGCIGMPLAIITVAVFCHGFFMITFTQLVGYLLSMLACVASAALLSGIFVLCRKATVYEGLILIPVWMLCGIVIPVESMPLPARVIAFIHPLTSAVWVAHAQSFNATTVLAIVLCVVLSSVLLVIAGFMLRHAIRLATLNGSLNII; encoded by the coding sequence ATGAATACTTCTACTCGTTCATATGCTTTTGTGATTCGTGGCTTGTGGTTTCAGCTTAAAAGTTTAGCGAAAACAACGTTTTTCTTGCAAAATGCGATACTTGCTCCAGTATGTTTTGCGTTGATGAAAATTGTTGCATACTATGGTTTTTCTCATGATTGCGCTAATTGTCTTAATAATATTTGGGTTGATTCTTCTATAGCTGGATTATGGTCTGCTACGACTACTGCTGTTGGAATTATTGGATACCAGCGTTATTTAGGAACATTGCAATATTTAACTTTAAGTGTTATCTCACCTTCTGCAGTGTTTCTTCCTATTGTAGGATCTTCAGCTTTACTTGGTTGTATTGGTATGCCGCTTGCGATTATTACCGTTGCTGTTTTCTGCCATGGGTTCTTTATGATAACATTCACGCAGTTAGTTGGATACTTACTTTCTATGCTCGCTTGCGTAGCTTCTGCTGCATTATTATCTGGAATTTTTGTATTATGCCGTAAAGCTACAGTTTATGAAGGTTTGATTTTAATTCCTGTATGGATGCTTTGTGGAATAGTGATTCCTGTAGAATCAATGCCATTGCCTGCTCGCGTTATTGCGTTTATTCATCCGCTCACGTCTGCAGTGTGGGTGGCTCATGCGCAATCGTTTAATGCTACTACTGTGTTAGCAATTGTGCTATGCGTTGTATTATCCAGCGTTCTGCTTGTTATCGCAGGCTTTATGTTACGTCATGCTATTCGGCTTGCAACGCTTAATGGAAGTTTGAACATAATATGA
- a CDS encoding ABC transporter ATP-binding protein produces MNNNIENATNSRNNNNKQSTSNLILRIDNVTRSYSRGFGRKKTTRQVLHNVSFDIHSGEIFCLLGPNGAGKTTTVKIVGTLLAPDSGSVCIASIDAVSNPREARKHVSLLLGGERGFYQRLSALDNLRYFADLSAVPYREQGKRIHDALEQVDLLDKAHDAVQTFSRGMWQRLHIARSLVARTDLMLLDEPTTGLDPENARKVREIIHALRDQGIAILLTTHEMSEAEKLADTVAVINHGNIIAQGSVQQLASLQHIDHVTMYAYDGEASSGTPSVKEELQKLDGALWCDVFESHGVLNITIAWSKTLSQERNIKIPVDGITRLGDRAASLEETYLAIVQNDNISASNISSSSSAATPSSSPSLLPLSK; encoded by the coding sequence ATGAATAATAATATAGAAAACGCAACTAATAGTCGCAATAACAATAATAAGCAGTCAACTAGCAACTTAATATTGCGTATTGATAATGTAACAAGATCTTATTCTCGTGGATTCGGTCGTAAGAAAACAACTCGTCAAGTTTTACATAACGTATCTTTTGATATTCATTCTGGTGAAATATTTTGCTTGCTTGGTCCGAATGGTGCAGGTAAAACAACTACTGTGAAAATTGTTGGTACGTTGTTAGCTCCTGATAGTGGTAGTGTTTGTATTGCCAGTATTGATGCTGTGAGCAATCCTCGAGAAGCACGTAAGCACGTGTCGTTACTTCTTGGAGGTGAGCGAGGATTTTATCAAAGGCTAAGTGCATTAGATAATCTTCGTTATTTTGCGGATCTTTCCGCTGTTCCATATAGGGAGCAAGGTAAGCGTATTCACGATGCTCTTGAGCAAGTTGATTTACTTGATAAAGCTCATGATGCTGTTCAAACTTTTTCAAGAGGAATGTGGCAGCGATTGCATATTGCTCGATCACTGGTTGCTAGAACGGATCTTATGCTTTTAGATGAACCTACCACTGGTTTGGATCCTGAAAATGCTAGGAAAGTACGTGAAATTATTCATGCTTTACGAGATCAAGGAATAGCGATTTTGTTAACTACGCATGAGATGAGTGAGGCTGAAAAATTAGCTGATACTGTTGCTGTAATAAATCACGGTAATATTATCGCTCAGGGAAGCGTGCAGCAGTTGGCTTCTTTGCAGCATATTGATCATGTAACAATGTACGCGTATGACGGTGAAGCATCAAGCGGAACTCCTAGTGTTAAGGAAGAATTGCAAAAACTTGATGGAGCGTTGTGGTGTGATGTTTTTGAATCGCATGGAGTGTTAAATATTACTATCGCGTGGAGTAAAACATTATCTCAAGAACGAAATATTAAGATTCCTGTTGATGGGATTACACGTTTAGGTGATCGCGCTGCAAGTTTGGAAGAAACGTATCTTGCTATTGTGCAAAATGACAATATTTCTGCATCAAATATTTCTTCTTCTTCTTCTGCTGCTACGCCGTCTTCTTCGCCGTCCTTACTCCCATTAAGCAAGTAG
- a CDS encoding nucleoside hydrolase — protein MRQIWIDCDPGHDDAMAILTAIANPEKLKILGISTVGGNQTIEKVTTNAKNILEFVHSDIPLAKGQDKPLVKPLNTAPEAHGDSGMDGTYFNGTDYPVVSENAIEYMYHKIMESKEKTTLVALAPLTNLALLLKVYPDVKEKIECISMMGGGISHGNCTELAEFNIYVDPEAAHIVFHSGISVIMAGLDVTENAAITLNEIKTLKDKGKVSHLAYELLSFYNESGKQFGFVDSPIHDLCAVEYLIKPEIFSGKNYYVDIVTDNGVSRGQTFADLRKVPKHKANVFVLKQVDRKEFVDTLVEGLEKLDKEV, from the coding sequence ATGAGACAAATATGGATTGATTGTGATCCTGGGCATGATGATGCCATGGCAATTCTTACGGCTATCGCGAATCCTGAAAAATTAAAGATTTTGGGCATTTCGACAGTTGGAGGAAACCAGACAATAGAAAAAGTTACGACAAATGCAAAAAATATTCTGGAATTTGTGCATTCGGATATTCCTCTCGCAAAAGGACAGGATAAACCCTTGGTAAAGCCATTAAATACAGCGCCGGAGGCACATGGTGATAGTGGGATGGACGGAACGTATTTTAATGGAACTGATTATCCTGTTGTATCAGAAAATGCAATAGAATATATGTACCATAAAATCATGGAGTCCAAAGAGAAAACCACGCTTGTTGCGCTTGCGCCATTGACAAATCTTGCGCTTCTTTTGAAAGTGTATCCTGATGTTAAAGAAAAAATAGAGTGCATCAGCATGATGGGTGGTGGTATTAGCCACGGAAACTGCACGGAGTTGGCAGAATTTAATATATACGTGGATCCAGAAGCTGCTCATATAGTATTTCATTCGGGAATATCGGTTATTATGGCGGGTCTTGACGTCACAGAGAATGCTGCAATCACTCTGAATGAGATTAAAACGTTAAAAGATAAAGGGAAAGTCAGTCATCTAGCTTATGAACTCTTGAGTTTTTATAACGAAAGTGGTAAGCAGTTTGGATTTGTAGACAGTCCTATTCATGATCTTTGTGCTGTGGAATATCTGATTAAACCAGAGATTTTTTCAGGGAAAAATTATTATGTAGATATTGTTACTGATAATGGGGTTTCAAGAGGACAGACATTTGCTGATTTGAGGAAAGTTCCGAAACACAAAGCTAATGTGTTTGTGCTCAAACAGGTAGACAGGAAAGAATTTGTAGATACTCTAGTTGAAGGATTGGAAAAGTTAGATAAAGAAGTGTAA
- a CDS encoding energy-coupling factor ABC transporter ATP-binding protein, whose product MAYLELKNVSFQYSNGYTAVENVSMKFEKGEKVAIIGQNGAGKTTTVKLMNGLLRPTKGEVLVNGTSTANRTAAQIAKNVGYVFQNPDDQIFQDSIYKEIAFGLSKRGIAKEDIDKRVKEAAKLCGVENVLEEHPYNLSYSKRKFITIAAIVAMDTDVVILDEPTAGQDRGSTERLGEIINWLISKNKIVITITHDMEFVVKEFDRVIVMANKQKRRDVSPKEIFWDEELLKSSNLKQPYICQFANLLGYKAVLTIDDMIGVTK is encoded by the coding sequence ATGGCATATTTAGAACTTAAAAATGTATCATTCCAATATTCAAATGGGTATACGGCAGTTGAAAACGTCAGTATGAAATTTGAAAAGGGAGAAAAAGTCGCAATTATTGGACAGAATGGCGCTGGAAAGACAACAACAGTAAAATTAATGAATGGATTATTGCGCCCAACAAAAGGCGAAGTTCTGGTAAATGGTACAAGTACAGCGAATCGTACAGCAGCGCAAATTGCTAAAAATGTGGGTTATGTGTTTCAAAATCCAGATGATCAGATTTTCCAGGACAGTATCTACAAAGAAATTGCTTTTGGATTATCAAAAAGAGGAATAGCAAAGGAAGATATTGATAAAAGAGTAAAAGAGGCTGCGAAGCTTTGTGGAGTGGAGAATGTATTGGAAGAACATCCGTACAATCTATCGTATTCAAAGCGAAAATTCATTACGATTGCTGCAATTGTAGCCATGGATACTGATGTTGTGATTTTGGATGAGCCAACAGCGGGGCAGGACAGGGGTTCTACAGAAAGACTTGGCGAAATCATAAATTGGCTTATCTCAAAGAATAAAATTGTTATAACAATCACACATGATATGGAATTCGTAGTGAAGGAATTCGATAGAGTTATTGTAATGGCAAACAAACAGAAAAGAAGGGATGTAAGTCCAAAAGAGATTTTCTGGGATGAGGAATTGTTAAAATCCAGTAATCTAAAACAGCCATATATCTGCCAGTTTGCTAATCTTCTTGGATACAAGGCTGTATTAACAATAGACGATATGATTGGGGTGACAAAATAA
- a CDS encoding energy-coupling factor ABC transporter ATP-binding protein codes for MAEIVLKNVSYRYPLEEKQVVRNFTYYFEQGKVYGLIGENESGKTTLCNIIRGFIPELYKGKLEGEILINGRKIDTYGSGELASIVGYSFQNPFVQISGVKDNVYEEIAYGMENIGIPRDQMIKRVNELVKMFHLEELVDKNPYELSGGQKQRVALASMIALDPEVVIMDEPTSQLDPKSTEDIFEIVNILKKQGKTIILIEHKIDLIAEYCDSILLMHNGELVMHGESKDVLTDPKVLEYGGQLPQIVLYFLKKGSIKGNEIPLTVKKAVEKIMKEVQ; via the coding sequence ATGGCAGAGATTGTTTTAAAAAATGTAAGTTACCGATATCCTTTGGAAGAAAAGCAAGTGGTTCGTAATTTTACGTACTATTTCGAGCAGGGTAAAGTGTACGGGCTCATAGGAGAAAATGAATCCGGAAAAACAACGTTATGTAACATTATACGCGGTTTTATTCCTGAATTATATAAAGGAAAATTAGAAGGAGAAATTTTAATCAATGGTCGTAAAATTGATACTTATGGCTCGGGCGAACTCGCTTCTATCGTAGGTTATTCTTTTCAGAATCCATTTGTGCAGATTTCAGGTGTAAAAGATAACGTATATGAAGAAATTGCATATGGTATGGAGAATATCGGAATCCCAAGAGACCAGATGATAAAGAGAGTAAATGAACTTGTAAAAATGTTCCACCTGGAAGAATTGGTGGATAAAAATCCATATGAATTATCAGGTGGACAGAAGCAAAGAGTTGCTTTGGCGTCCATGATTGCATTAGATCCAGAAGTTGTTATCATGGATGAACCAACTTCACAGCTAGATCCGAAGAGTACGGAAGATATATTTGAAATCGTAAATATTTTAAAGAAACAAGGCAAAACTATTATTTTGATCGAGCATAAGATTGATCTTATAGCAGAATACTGTGATTCTATCCTTTTGATGCATAACGGAGAGCTTGTGATGCATGGAGAGTCGAAAGATGTTTTGACAGATCCAAAAGTATTAGAGTATGGCGGTCAGCTCCCTCAGATTGTGCTTTATTTTCTGAAAAAGGGAAGTATAAAAGGGAATGAAATTCCACTTACGGTCAAAAAAGCAGTTGAAAAGATTATGAAGGAGGTACAGTGA
- a CDS encoding energy-coupling factor transporter transmembrane component T, which translates to MDSRIGKLYPTTKFMITLLVVIISIFTPGYALQYALLPVFLIISLMAGTTKQFLSAFFKSIFIIILFIFVMQVFIVANDDQTPIWGFIHFSQIGLATSLSMTSKIAAIASAIMIFFETTKVKDITYSLEHAGTPRKVTFLISSTIQLIPQMSIISKTITDAQKSRGIETEGGLITRMKAFIPMLGPLVLSSIQQTEERVLALESRAFSAKGKKTSVYVLNKTALDIVLEVLSVILFIGYVVWRLM; encoded by the coding sequence ATGGATAGCAGAATTGGTAAATTATACCCAACCACAAAATTTATGATTACACTTCTGGTCGTGATTATTAGTATTTTTACGCCAGGATATGCATTACAGTACGCATTGCTCCCTGTATTTTTGATTATTAGTCTTATGGCGGGAACAACGAAACAGTTCTTAAGTGCATTTTTTAAATCTATTTTTATTATTATTTTGTTCATATTTGTTATGCAAGTATTTATTGTTGCTAACGATGATCAGACGCCAATCTGGGGATTTATTCACTTTTCGCAGATAGGACTTGCAACAAGTTTGTCTATGACATCGAAAATTGCAGCAATAGCTTCCGCGATAATGATATTTTTTGAAACAACAAAAGTAAAAGATATCACTTATTCTCTGGAACATGCAGGTACGCCAAGAAAAGTAACATTTCTTATCTCTTCAACAATCCAATTGATTCCGCAGATGTCAATCATCTCAAAAACAATCACAGATGCGCAGAAATCAAGAGGAATTGAAACAGAAGGTGGATTGATAACAAGGATGAAGGCATTTATCCCAATGCTTGGTCCGCTGGTACTTTCGTCAATTCAGCAGACAGAAGAACGTGTACTTGCTCTAGAATCGAGAGCATTTTCAGCAAAAGGCAAGAAAACTTCCGTTTACGTTCTTAATAAAACAGCATTAGACATTGTGCTGGAAGTATTAAGCGTGATTTTGTTTATCGGATATGTCGTATGGAGGTTGATGTAA
- a CDS encoding ECF transporter S component, producing the protein MKRGLKYDFSLIALVLIPVGVSINVVGYQMSQILKLPIFIDQIGTILVSMLMGPWVGMVTGLLGNAVNGMIYPTAFGYAIVSMLIGLVSGFLSRWKFYSNILGIVFGCVLLNVVSSVSAAVVTVFMFGGVTGAGTDLLTAAFVASGQALWNSVLTTNVISGTINTIVNFAVAWIVVRRIPDRFLVKLNYGLQYIKKKGAKING; encoded by the coding sequence GTGAAAAGAGGATTAAAATATGATTTTTCATTGATAGCACTTGTATTGATACCCGTGGGTGTATCCATTAACGTAGTAGGCTATCAGATGTCTCAAATATTGAAACTTCCGATTTTTATTGACCAAATTGGAACCATTCTGGTATCCATGCTCATGGGTCCATGGGTTGGAATGGTAACAGGATTGCTTGGAAATGCAGTAAACGGAATGATTTATCCTACAGCTTTTGGCTATGCAATAGTATCAATGCTGATTGGACTTGTATCTGGATTCCTTTCCAGATGGAAATTCTACAGTAATATTCTTGGTATTGTCTTCGGTTGTGTTCTTCTAAATGTAGTGTCATCTGTATCTGCTGCTGTAGTTACGGTGTTTATGTTTGGTGGAGTTACTGGAGCTGGAACAGATCTTCTTACAGCTGCGTTCGTTGCATCGGGGCAAGCTCTTTGGAATTCTGTATTAACAACAAATGTAATTTCAGGAACAATTAATACAATTGTAAACTTTGCGGTTGCATGGATCGTTGTGCGAAGAATTCCAGACCGCTTTTTAGTCAAATTAAACTATGGACTTCAATATATTAAAAAGAAAGGGGCAAAAATCAATGGATAG